In the Verrucomicrobiia bacterium genome, one interval contains:
- a CDS encoding response regulator, with product MKTVVLVDEDQSQRAALSGWLAENGWRVLVAEDGETGLELALKNRAELVVCDLLMPRCNGFQLCRMVRQEAVLRNYTRVVLTTGGGYPTDRVNALQAGADACLVKPLQRHEFLNLLKELMGEGDTTFLRREATRRPRAPSARPPPPALPEDAPPRVRFWGVRGSIPTPGRSTLRYGGNTACVEVRTGGQIIILDAGTGIAPLGASLMQEFGEKPFAVTILISHTHWDHIQGFPFFEPAYHSRNQVRIIGYKGAREGLESTLSSQMESPYFPISLAELPGNISIEEMRDLTFQVGSVRVEATYLNHPGLCMGYRLHTPAGAVAYLPDNEPYQRFKYHATVKESGPPVTQEAIDYARRQDQRIIDFVQGAAVLIIDSQYDATEYQSRIGWGHGCVDDVVALAVSAKVKRVFLFHHDPRHTDEHVDRMVEWGRNFVQLLGENVEVNAAQEGLELVLQPVETPA from the coding sequence ATGAAAACCGTTGTTCTAGTGGACGAAGACCAGAGCCAGCGAGCGGCCCTTTCCGGCTGGCTGGCGGAGAACGGTTGGCGGGTGCTGGTGGCCGAGGATGGCGAGACGGGGCTGGAGCTGGCCCTCAAGAATCGCGCGGAGCTGGTGGTGTGCGATCTGCTCATGCCCCGCTGCAACGGTTTTCAACTTTGCCGCATGGTGCGGCAGGAGGCGGTGCTGCGGAATTACACGCGGGTGGTGCTCACCACCGGCGGGGGCTATCCCACCGACCGCGTCAATGCGCTCCAGGCCGGGGCCGACGCCTGCCTGGTCAAACCGCTCCAGCGCCACGAATTCCTCAATCTCCTCAAGGAGCTGATGGGCGAAGGCGACACCACCTTTTTGCGCCGCGAAGCCACCCGCCGGCCCCGCGCGCCCAGCGCCCGGCCGCCGCCGCCCGCCCTGCCGGAGGACGCGCCGCCGCGGGTGCGGTTCTGGGGGGTGCGCGGCTCCATCCCCACGCCGGGGCGGTCCACCTTGCGTTACGGCGGCAACACGGCCTGCGTGGAGGTGCGCACCGGGGGGCAGATCATCATCCTCGATGCCGGGACGGGCATTGCGCCGCTGGGGGCAAGCCTGATGCAGGAATTTGGGGAGAAACCGTTTGCGGTGACGATTTTAATTTCGCACACGCACTGGGATCACATTCAGGGTTTTCCCTTTTTCGAGCCGGCCTACCATTCCCGCAATCAGGTGCGCATCATTGGCTACAAGGGCGCCCGCGAGGGGCTGGAGTCCACCCTGAGCAGCCAGATGGAAAGCCCCTATTTCCCCATTTCGCTGGCGGAGCTGCCGGGCAACATCAGCATCGAAGAGATGCGGGACCTGACGTTTCAAGTGGGCAGTGTGCGTGTCGAGGCCACCTACCTCAATCATCCTGGTTTGTGCATGGGATACCGGCTTCACACGCCGGCGGGGGCGGTGGCGTATCTGCCGGACAACGAGCCGTATCAGCGGTTCAAGTACCACGCCACGGTGAAGGAAAGCGGCCCGCCGGTGACGCAGGAGGCCATAGATTATGCGCGGCGGCAGGATCAGCGGATCATTGACTTTGTGCAGGGGGCGGCCGTGCTGATCATTGACTCGCAGTACGATGCCACCGAGTACCAGAGCCGGATTGGCTGGGGGCATGGCTGCGTGGATGACGTGGTGGCCCTGGCCGTCAGCGCCAAGGTCAAGCGGGTGTTTCTCTTTCACCATGATCCACGGCATACGGATGAGCATGTGGATCGCATGGTGGAATGGGGGCGCAACTTTGTGCAACTGCTGGGGGAAAACGTGGAGGTCAACGCGGCGCAGGAAGGGTTGGAGCTGGTGCTGCAACCGGTGGAGACCCCGGCGTAG